A single genomic interval of Malania oleifera isolate guangnan ecotype guangnan chromosome 13, ASM2987363v1, whole genome shotgun sequence harbors:
- the LOC131146587 gene encoding rust resistance kinase Lr10-like isoform X2: MLQRRLLFASFSWGFLLLLLPVIFLPVAKSKSRGNHPQYCDPSSCGKIRNISYPFRLKGDPPHCGDQRYELSCDEKSNRTVLHFHSGEFYVEEIHYGNYSMRVVDPGIRRNDCSSLPLYSLATYNFSEGDKYSMMYNPHPYYSYHYYNGPSTPPNAAITFMECAAPVGNFAGKLVAAAAPCGRDVVGNRRYSYAAYGALRLSDVGESCTIARETLVWGNGLAEDDNVSFWGIRDAMAYGFVLFWFRSQEKCEKCESDYGHCFLNGADLADIACGERCGSILLVHKHCFWLNWFFLLYQVMTKLVIGQMALKILCGMPCVLLFFIYKFRRRHLSMYKNIEDFLQSQNNFSPIRYSYSEVKKMTNKFKEKLGEGGYGSVYKGKLRSGCHVAVKMLGKSKANGQEFISEVATIGRIHHVNVVRLIGFCVEGSKRALVYDFMPKGSLEKHIFFQGENVNIYHDKMYEISLGVARGIEYLHQGCHMQILHFDIKPHNILLDENLTPKVSDFGLAKLYPGDDSIVSLTAARGTMGYMAPELFYKNIGGVSYKADVYSFGTLLMEMASKRKNLNPSIKNLSQIYFPSWVYDQFNEGKNIEIRDATEEERKIIKKMIIVALWCIQMRPADRPSMHQVVEMLEGTVEALQMPPKPFMYPHEMQNEDKGADMNQTNLQMSSSDPMDSISLDIIENDASED; encoded by the exons ATGCTTCAGAGAAGGCTCTTGTTTGCAAGTTTCAGTTGGGgattcctcctcctcctcctcccagTAATTTTCTTGCCTGTCGCTAAGAGCAAATCCAGGGGAAATCACCCTCAGTACTGCGACCCTTCATCCTGCGGGAAGATCCGTAACATAAGCTACCCTTTTCGGCTGAAGGGCGATCCTCCCCATTGCGGCGACCAAAGATACGAACTGAGCTGCGATGAGAAGAGTAATCGCACGGTTTTGCATTTCCATTCCGGGGAATTCTATGTGGAGGAAATCCATTACGGCAACTACTCGATGCGGGTGGTGGATCCGGGCATCCGCAGAAACGACTGCTCCTCTTTGCCCCTGTATTCTTTGGCGACATATAACTTCAGCGAGGGCGATAAATATTCTATGATGTACAATCCCCACCCCTATTATTCCTACCACTATTATAATGGTCCTTCTACACCGCCAAACGCCGCCATAACATTCATGGAGTGCGCAGCCCCAGTGGGGAATTTCGCCGGTAAATTGGTGGCTGCAGCTGCTCCCTGCGGAAGGGATGTGGTCGGAAACCGCCGGTACTCTTACGCGGCGTATGGGGCACTCCGGTTGTCTGATGTGGGGGAGTCGTGCACCATAGCAAGGGAGACTTTGGTTTGGGGTAATGGGCTGGCGGAAGACGACAACGTTTCCTTCTGGGGCATCCGGGACGCCATGGCCTACGGGTTTGTGCTCTTCTGGTTTCGTTCGCAGGAAAAATGCGAGAAGTGCGAGTCTGATTACGGTCACTGCTTCCTGAATGGCGCCGATCTTGCCGACATCGCATGCGGCGAGCGGTGCGGTTCAATACTACTAGTACACAAACATT GTTTCTGGCTCAATTGGTTCTTTCTTCTTTATCAAGTGATGACAAAGCTTGTCATTG GACAGATGGCACTAAAAATTCTATGCGGAATGCCGTGTGTACTcttgttttttatttataaatttcgAAGGAGGCATTTATCAATGTATAAAAATATTGAAGACTTTCTGCAAagccaaaataatttttcaccaATTAGGTACTCCTATTCAGAAGTTAAAAAAATGACCAATAAATTCAAGGAGAAATTGGGGGAAGGAGGCTACGGCTCTGTATACAAAGGAAAACTTCGCAGTGGTTGTCATGTAGCGGTAAAAATGTTGGGCAAGTCAAAAGCTAATGGGCAAGAATTCATTAGTGAAGTTGCTACCATCGGACGAATTCATCATGTCAATGTGGTGCGCCTCATTGGATTTTGTGTGGAGGGCTCTAAGCGTGCACTTGTGTATGACTTCATGCCCAAAGGGTCTCTTGAAAAGCACATCTTTTTCCAAGGAGAAAATGTCAACATATATCATGACAAGATGTATGAAATTTCTCTAGGGGTGGCTCGTGGGATTGAGTACCTACATCAGGGATGCCACATGCAAATTTTGCATTTTGATATCAAACCCCATAACATTCTTCTTGATGAGAATCTCACTCCAAAAGTTTCAGACTTCGGACTTGCAAAGTTGTATCCAGGAGATGATAGCATTGTGTCTCTTACTGCTGCAAGAGGAACAATGGGATACATGGCACCAGAACTTTTCTACAAGAATATTGGAGGAGTCTCCTATAAAGCTGATGTTTATAGTTTTGGAACGTTGCTGATGGAAATGGCGAGCAAGAGGAAGAATTTGAATCCATCTATAAAGAATTTAAGCCAAATTTACTTCCCTTCATGGGTTTATGATCAATTCAATGAAGGGAAAAACATAGAGATAAGAGATGCCACCGAGGAGGAGAGGAAAATCATAAAGAAAATGATAATTGTAGCTTTGTGGTGCATACAGATGAGGCCTGCTGATCGCCCTTCAATGCACCAGGTTGTGGAGATGCTCGAAGGAACAGTTGAAGCATTGCAAATGCCTCCCAAGCCTTTTATGTATCCACATGAAATGCAAAATGAGGATAAGGGAGCAGACATGAACCAAACAAACTTACAAATGTCATCCAGTGATCCCATGGATTCTATCAGCTTGGATATTATTGAAAATGATGCAAGTGAAGATTAA
- the LOC131146587 gene encoding rust resistance kinase Lr10-like isoform X1, translating into MLQRRRLFASFSWGFLLLLPVIFLPVAKSKSRGNHPQYCDPSSCGKIRNISYPFRLKGDPPHCGDQRYELSCDEKSNRTVLHFHSGEFYVEEIHYGNYSMRVVDPGIRRNDCSSLPLYSLATYNFSEGDIYSMMYNPHHFYSHHYNNGPSTPPNAAITFMECAAPVGNFAGKLVASAAPCGRDVVGNRRYSYSAYGVFRLADVGESCTITRETLVWGNGLAEDDNVSFWGIRDAMAYGFVLFWFRSQEKCEECESNYGHCFLNGADLADIACGERCFSSPLLVHNHCFWLNWFSLLLEVMTSLVIGQMALKILCGMPCVLLFFIYKFRRRHLSMYKNIEDFLQSQNNFSPIRYSYSEVKKMTNKFKEKLGEGGYGSVYKGKLRSGCHVAVKMLGKSKANGQEFISEVATIGRIHHVNVVRLIGFCVEGSKRALVYDFMPKGSLEKHIFFQGENVNIYHDKMYEISLGVARGIEYLHQGCHMQILHFDIKPHNILLDENLTPKVSDFGLAKLYPGDDSIVSLTAARGTMGYMAPELFYKNIGGVSYKADVYSFGTLLMEMASKRKNLNPSIKNLSQIYFPSWVYDQFNEGKNIEIRDATEEERKIIKKMIIVALWCIQMRPADRPSMHQVVEMLEGTVEALQMPPKPFMYPHEMQNEDKGADMNQTNLQMSSSDPMDSISLDIIENDASED; encoded by the exons ATGCTTCAGAGAAGGCGCTTGTTTGCAAGTTTCAGTTGGGgattcctcctcctcctcccagTAATTTTCTTGCCTGTCGCAAAGAGCAAATCCAGGGGAAATCACCCTCAGTACTGCGACCCTTCATCCTGCGGGAAGATTCGTAACATAAGCTACCCTTTTCGGCTGAAGGGCGATCCTCCCCATTGCGGCGACCAAAGATACGAACTGAGCTGCGATGAGAAGAGTAATCGCACGGTTTTGCATTTCCATTCCGGGGAATTCTATGTGGAGGAAATCCATTACGGCAACTACTCGATGCGGGTGGTGGATCCGGGCATCCGCAGAAACGACTGCTCCTCTTTGCCCCTGTATTCTTTGGCGACATATAACTTCAGCGAGGGCGATATATATTCTATGATGTACAATCCCCACCACTTTTATTCCCACCACTATAATAATGGTCCTTCTACACCGCCAAACGCCGCCATAACATTCATGGAGTGCGCAGCCCCAGTGGGGAATTTCGCCGGTAAATTGGTGGCTTCAGCTGCTCCCTGCGGAAGGGATGTGGTCGGAAACCGCCGGTACTCTTACTCGGCGTATGGAGTATTCCGGTTGGCAGATGTGGGGGAGTCGTGCACCATAACAAGGGAGACTTTGGTTTGGGGTAATGGGCTGGCGGAAGACGACAACGTTTCCTTCTGGGGCATCCGGGACGCCATGGCCTACGGGTTTGTGCTCTTCTGGTTTCGTTCGCAGGAAAAATGCGAGGAGTGCGAGTCTAATTACGGTCACTGCTTCTTGAATGGCGCCGATCTTGCCGACATCGCATGCGGCGAGCGGTGCTTCTCCAGTCCACTACTAGTACACAACCATT GTTTCTGGCTCAATTGGTTCTCTCTTCTTCTTGAAGTGATGACAAGCCTTGTCATTG GACAGATGGCACTAAAAATTCTATGCGGAATGCCGTGTGTACTcttgttttttatttataaatttcgAAGGAGGCATTTATCAATGTATAAAAATATTGAAGACTTTCTGCAAagccaaaataatttttcaccaATTAGGTACTCCTATTCAGAAGTTAAAAAAATGACCAATAAATTCAAGGAGAAATTGGGGGAAGGAGGCTACGGCTCTGTATACAAAGGAAAACTTCGCAGTGGTTGTCATGTAGCGGTAAAAATGTTGGGCAAGTCAAAAGCTAATGGGCAAGAATTCATTAGTGAAGTTGCTACCATCGGACGAATTCATCATGTCAATGTGGTGCGCCTCATTGGATTTTGTGTGGAGGGCTCTAAGCGTGCACTTGTGTATGACTTCATGCCCAAAGGGTCTCTTGAAAAGCACATCTTTTTCCAAGGAGAAAATGTCAACATATATCATGACAAGATGTATGAAATTTCTCTAGGGGTGGCTCGTGGGATTGAGTACCTACATCAGGGATGCCACATGCAAATTTTGCATTTTGATATCAAACCCCATAACATTCTTCTTGATGAGAATCTCACTCCAAAAGTTTCAGACTTCGGACTTGCAAAGTTGTATCCAGGAGATGATAGCATTGTGTCTCTTACTGCTGCAAGAGGAACAATGGGATACATGGCACCAGAACTTTTCTACAAGAATATTGGAGGAGTCTCCTATAAAGCTGATGTTTATAGTTTTGGAACGTTGCTGATGGAAATGGCGAGCAAGAGGAAGAATTTGAATCCATCTATAAAGAATTTAAGCCAAATTTACTTCCCTTCATGGGTTTATGATCAATTCAATGAAGGGAAAAACATAGAGATAAGAGATGCCACCGAGGAGGAGAGGAAAATCATAAAGAAAATGATAATTGTAGCTTTGTGGTGCATACAGATGAGGCCTGCTGATCGCCCTTCAATGCACCAGGTTGTGGAGATGCTCGAAGGAACAGTTGAAGCATTGCAAATGCCTCCCAAGCCTTTTATGTATCCACATGAAATGCAAAATGAGGATAAGGGAGCAGACATGAACCAAACAAACTTACAAATGTCATCCAGTGATCCCATGGATTCTATCAGCTTGGATATTATTGAAAATGATGCAAGTGAAGATTAA